From Candidatus Manganitrophus morganii, the proteins below share one genomic window:
- a CDS encoding GDP-L-fucose synthase, with amino-acid sequence MPEIYTGNGIFPFSGKRVWITGHRGMLGSALARNFSKEGAHLLLASRQELDLCSQKSVYDWMDKNRPELIFHVGAKVGGIYANTTFPADFLYSNLMIQTNVIHAAHHFGAEKLVFVASNCTYPTIAAQPISEEALMTGPLEENIRSYAIAKIAGIELCRAYRKQYGCNFISVIPPNLYGPGDNYHPQHGHVVAGILRRAHEAKLAGKKELVVWGDGTPRREVLYVDDLADAMKCLMAASVKDDVFNVGCGHDLSIAELAHLIAEVIGFEGRIVYDKSKPNGTMRKLLDSSRIQALGWRPKVDEKTGLQNAYNDFLARLETPQLGGRL; translated from the coding sequence ATGCCTGAAATATATACTGGAAATGGTATATTCCCATTTAGTGGAAAAAGAGTGTGGATTACGGGCCATCGTGGGATGCTTGGGTCTGCTCTGGCTCGAAATTTTAGCAAAGAGGGAGCTCATTTATTGCTCGCCTCGCGTCAAGAACTTGATTTATGCAGCCAAAAATCCGTTTACGATTGGATGGACAAGAATCGACCGGAGCTCATTTTTCATGTCGGGGCGAAGGTTGGGGGTATTTATGCGAATACCACTTTTCCCGCTGATTTTCTATACAGTAATTTGATGATCCAAACGAATGTGATTCACGCCGCGCACCACTTTGGAGCCGAGAAGCTGGTTTTCGTTGCATCGAATTGTACCTATCCGACCATCGCGGCCCAGCCCATCTCCGAGGAGGCGCTGATGACCGGTCCACTGGAGGAGAACATTCGTTCGTATGCGATTGCCAAAATTGCGGGAATAGAGCTCTGCCGGGCATATCGCAAGCAGTACGGATGCAACTTCATTTCAGTGATCCCCCCCAATTTATACGGTCCGGGTGACAATTATCATCCCCAGCATGGCCATGTCGTTGCCGGCATCCTCCGCCGGGCCCATGAGGCGAAACTGGCCGGAAAAAAAGAATTGGTTGTCTGGGGCGACGGAACACCGAGACGGGAAGTATTGTATGTGGACGATTTGGCCGACGCTATGAAATGCCTGATGGCCGCCTCGGTGAAGGACGATGTGTTCAATGTGGGATGCGGTCATGATCTATCCATTGCGGAATTGGCCCATTTGATTGCCGAAGTGATCGGTTTTGAGGGGCGCATTGTCTATGATAAGTCGAAGCCGAACGGAACGATGAGAAAGCTCCTTGACAGTTCCCGCATCCAGGCACTCGGCTGGCGCCCCAAGGTCGACGAAAAGACCGGATTGCAGAATGCCTATAATGATTTTCTGGCACGGCTCGAAACTCCTCAGCTTGGTGGGCGACTCTAA
- a CDS encoding ABC transporter permease, whose translation MNPHVAPPISLISLVSSLQRNRQLIFQMIKREVVGRYKGSAIGLLWSLFNPIFMLVMYTFVFSVVFKARWGIGGEETKTKFAVVLFVGMIVHSLFSEVLNRAPGLILNNVSYVKKIVFPLEILPVISMGAALFHSLVNLFVLSIALIILNGSFYWTAIFMPLVLLPFVALTLGFAWVLASLSVFLRDVGQAIGFAMTVMIFFSPVFYPTSALPEDLRPWLMINPLTFIIEQARSVLIFGQLPNWAGLTVYSLISILVAWMGYAWFQKTRKGFANVL comes from the coding sequence ATGAATCCCCACGTTGCACCCCCTATTTCTCTAATTTCATTGGTCAGCAGTTTACAGCGTAATCGTCAGCTCATTTTTCAAATGATAAAACGTGAAGTGGTCGGTCGCTACAAAGGTTCTGCCATTGGACTGCTGTGGTCCCTTTTTAATCCGATATTCATGCTGGTGATGTACACATTTGTTTTCTCTGTTGTGTTCAAAGCCCGTTGGGGTATCGGTGGGGAAGAAACAAAAACTAAGTTCGCCGTAGTGCTGTTTGTGGGCATGATCGTGCATAGTCTGTTTTCTGAAGTTCTCAACCGCGCTCCGGGATTGATTCTTAATAATGTCAGCTACGTCAAAAAGATTGTCTTTCCCCTGGAAATCCTGCCGGTTATCAGCATGGGAGCTGCGTTATTCCATAGTCTGGTCAATCTATTTGTACTGTCTATCGCTCTCATCATCCTCAATGGTTCCTTTTACTGGACAGCTATTTTCATGCCGTTGGTGTTACTTCCCTTCGTCGCGCTCACATTAGGTTTCGCTTGGGTCCTTGCATCTTTGAGCGTATTTTTGCGGGATGTAGGGCAAGCGATTGGATTTGCAATGACGGTTATGATATTCTTTTCCCCTGTTTTTTACCCGACTTCGGCTTTGCCTGAAGACTTGCGTCCCTGGCTGATGATTAACCCGCTCACATTTATCATTGAGCAGGCCCGCTCGGTTCTTATTTTTGGCCAATTACCGAATTGGGCCGGTTTGACAGTTTACAGCTTGATTTCGATCCTCGTGGCTTGGATGGGGTATGCCTGGTTCCAAAAAACCAGAAAGGGATTTGCCAATGTCCTTTAA
- a CDS encoding GDP-mannose 4,6-dehydratase codes for MKKSKDRSPGGRSSVLVTGINGFVGSHLSDLLVDEGYQVSGIALTREVSNLLRIESQIEVLPGDIRNSRTVEQILLGVKPKYLYHLAGSAFVPDADTNPRSVYEVNFCGTLNLLEAVRSTGLTPKILIVGSGEVYGHVPEDRLPVIEEYPLKPISPYGVTKACSDLLAYQYATTYQMDVIRVRPFNHIGPRQSEQFVCSSFAKQIVEIEKGLCKPVLHVGDLETRRDFTDVRDVVRAYRIILENARGGEVYNIGSNKAWKIGELVKILIGESRVKGIELQQQQVRVRPNDIPFMLCDASKLKKEFGWKSEIPMEQTLRDLLDYWREKIRV; via the coding sequence TTGAAAAAGTCAAAAGACAGGTCGCCCGGAGGTAGGTCCAGCGTTCTTGTTACCGGTATTAACGGATTTGTTGGAAGTCATCTTTCCGACTTGCTGGTAGACGAGGGGTATCAAGTCTCCGGGATTGCCTTAACGCGAGAGGTGTCGAATCTCTTACGAATCGAATCGCAAATCGAGGTTTTGCCTGGGGATATCCGAAATTCTAGAACTGTTGAACAAATCCTACTTGGGGTTAAACCAAAATATCTTTATCACCTGGCCGGATCAGCTTTTGTTCCAGATGCCGACACTAATCCGAGATCGGTTTATGAAGTAAATTTTTGTGGAACATTGAATCTGCTCGAGGCCGTTCGGTCGACGGGGTTGACTCCGAAGATTTTAATTGTTGGATCAGGTGAGGTATACGGCCATGTGCCGGAAGATCGTTTGCCTGTAATTGAAGAATATCCCCTCAAACCGATCAGTCCCTATGGTGTGACAAAGGCTTGTTCAGACCTGTTGGCATACCAGTACGCGACCACCTATCAAATGGATGTGATCCGTGTCCGTCCGTTCAATCACATCGGTCCGCGACAATCCGAGCAGTTTGTATGCTCGAGCTTTGCAAAGCAGATCGTCGAAATCGAAAAGGGGCTTTGTAAGCCGGTCCTTCATGTCGGTGATCTTGAAACACGGCGGGATTTCACCGATGTACGCGATGTAGTAAGGGCTTATCGGATTATTCTTGAAAATGCCAGGGGCGGAGAGGTATACAATATCGGCAGTAATAAGGCATGGAAGATCGGGGAGCTGGTGAAGATCTTGATTGGTGAAAGCAGGGTCAAAGGGATTGAGCTGCAACAACAGCAGGTTCGTGTCCGCCCGAATGATATCCCCTTTATGCTTTGCGACGCCTCAAAATTGAAAAAGGAGTTTGGCTGGAAATCCGAGATTCCAATGGAGCAGACGCTTCGGGATTTATTGGACTATTGGAGAGAAAAAATCCGTGTGTGA
- a CDS encoding ABC transporter ATP-binding protein, giving the protein MPGSKKPERDLPMSFNDVVIRVEEISKRFELYDSPRDQLKQFIFPKLQHFIGMDPKRYFREFWALKNISFEVRKGESVGIIGRNGSGKSTLLQIITGTLAPTTGTVTTNGRIAALLELGSGFNPEFSGRENVYLNGALLGFSKEQMDIKFDAIAAFADIGEHLDQPVKTYSSGMLVRLAFAVQVQVEPDILIVDEALAVGDALFQKRCFQQLEKLVNNGTTLLFVSHDQESVRTLTSRALLLNRGVAVEWGLSSEVILEYRRLLHDEESVYFSAAVKDIAARRRAVKATESLEVGSASQASVAVDPCSIQNAIGARPDRLSFGEGIVKIIRVETLDSEGNPCLVYYPGERLRIRIVCEAQADIDKLNIAIRLRNKEGVKIYSWGTLNQDISILAANSVEPVFWSRQIKACEQFNVLFECACSLGTNLYEVQAAVSFEETPDYISQRVLHWVDEAAFFQVLMKKNEHFFGGVVDLKMKATW; this is encoded by the coding sequence ATGCCTGGTTCCAAAAAACCAGAAAGGGATTTGCCAATGTCCTTTAATGATGTCGTCATCCGAGTAGAAGAAATTTCCAAGCGCTTTGAACTCTACGATTCTCCTCGCGATCAGCTAAAACAGTTTATCTTTCCCAAGCTTCAACATTTCATCGGAATGGATCCGAAACGGTATTTCCGTGAATTCTGGGCGCTCAAGAACATCTCTTTTGAGGTCAGGAAGGGAGAGTCCGTCGGCATCATCGGACGAAACGGCAGCGGGAAAAGCACGTTACTGCAAATCATTACGGGGACACTTGCGCCGACAACGGGTACAGTGACGACGAATGGACGAATTGCCGCCTTGCTGGAATTGGGTTCCGGCTTTAATCCCGAATTCTCCGGGCGTGAGAATGTTTATCTCAATGGTGCGTTGCTTGGATTCAGCAAAGAGCAAATGGACATTAAATTTGACGCGATTGCCGCATTTGCGGATATTGGTGAGCATTTGGATCAGCCGGTCAAGACTTATTCCAGCGGCATGCTTGTTCGTCTTGCCTTTGCCGTTCAAGTGCAGGTTGAACCTGACATCTTGATCGTCGACGAGGCGCTTGCAGTTGGTGACGCGTTATTCCAGAAGCGGTGTTTTCAACAACTTGAAAAATTGGTCAATAATGGTACGACATTATTATTTGTGTCTCACGATCAGGAAAGCGTCAGAACATTGACCAGTCGTGCACTCCTCTTGAATAGGGGGGTAGCCGTCGAATGGGGGCTATCTTCGGAGGTGATACTTGAATATCGTCGGCTATTACACGATGAGGAGTCCGTGTATTTCAGCGCCGCCGTAAAGGATATAGCGGCACGAAGGCGCGCTGTAAAAGCCACAGAATCTTTAGAGGTGGGCAGCGCTTCGCAGGCGTCAGTCGCAGTTGATCCCTGTTCAATACAAAATGCAATTGGTGCGCGACCTGATCGTCTTTCATTTGGCGAAGGCATAGTGAAGATCATACGAGTGGAAACACTAGATTCCGAAGGTAATCCGTGCTTAGTATATTACCCAGGAGAGCGATTGCGCATCAGAATCGTATGCGAAGCGCAGGCGGACATTGATAAATTGAATATCGCCATAAGACTCCGCAATAAAGAAGGAGTCAAGATTTACTCGTGGGGCACACTCAATCAGGATATAAGTATTCTGGCGGCCAATTCGGTAGAGCCAGTTTTTTGGAGCCGACAAATCAAAGCGTGCGAGCAATTTAACGTTTTATTCGAATGCGCCTGTAGCCTGGGAACCAATCTTTACGAGGTGCAGGCTGCAGTTTCATTTGAAGAAACGCCGGATTATATATCACAGCGCGTGTTACATTGGGTGGATGAAGCAGCTTTCTTTCAAGTTCTAATGAAGAAGAATGAGCATTTTTTCGGCGGTGTGGTTGACCTCAAAATGAAGGCGACATGGTGA
- the gmd gene encoding GDP-mannose 4,6-dehydratase, whose protein sequence is MKKALITGITGQDGSYLAELLLQKGYKVYGMVRRSSVENYERVEHIRDQLHFVQGDLTDQSSLDEAIKGIMPDEVYNLAAQSFVPTSWNQPVLTTEITGVGVTRILEAIRKNKPDAKFYQASSSEMFGKVQEIPQTEKTPFYPRSPYGVAKVYGHWITVNYRESYNIFACSGILFNHESPRRGLEFVTRKVTNTVAKIKLGMVKELQMGNLDAERDWGFAGDYVEAMWRMLQQEKADDYVVATGIKHSVRKLAQLAFTHVGLDYNDFVVIDKTLFRPAEVNHLLGGATKARTQLGWEPKVSFEEMIRMMVEADLEKVKRQVARR, encoded by the coding sequence ATGAAAAAAGCATTAATTACAGGAATTACTGGACAAGATGGATCATATCTAGCAGAGTTGCTCTTACAAAAGGGGTACAAGGTCTACGGAATGGTTCGACGTTCTAGCGTCGAAAATTACGAACGCGTGGAGCACATCCGCGATCAACTTCATTTTGTACAGGGAGACCTGACCGATCAATCCTCTCTCGATGAAGCAATTAAAGGCATTATGCCGGATGAGGTTTACAATCTTGCTGCACAATCATTTGTTCCAACCTCCTGGAACCAGCCTGTTTTAACTACTGAAATTACAGGTGTTGGAGTGACGCGTATTCTAGAAGCGATTCGAAAAAATAAACCCGACGCAAAGTTTTATCAGGCTTCTTCATCGGAGATGTTCGGAAAGGTTCAAGAGATACCACAAACGGAAAAAACCCCTTTTTACCCCAGAAGTCCTTACGGTGTGGCGAAGGTCTATGGCCATTGGATCACAGTGAACTATCGTGAGAGCTATAATATTTTTGCCTGTTCGGGAATCTTATTTAATCATGAATCCCCTCGCAGGGGACTGGAGTTTGTGACGCGAAAAGTGACGAATACAGTTGCAAAAATAAAACTGGGGATGGTCAAAGAACTTCAAATGGGCAATCTGGATGCAGAGCGGGATTGGGGGTTTGCCGGTGATTATGTTGAGGCCATGTGGAGAATGCTTCAGCAGGAGAAGGCGGATGATTATGTTGTTGCTACCGGGATCAAGCATTCGGTGAGAAAACTCGCCCAGTTGGCGTTTACCCATGTCGGTCTGGACTACAATGATTTTGTCGTAATCGACAAGACCTTATTCAGACCAGCAGAGGTGAACCATCTATTGGGTGGGGCGACAAAAGCCCGGACCCAATTAGGATGGGAGCCGAAAGTTTCTTTTGAAGAAATGATTCGGATGATGGTCGAGGCCGATCTTGAAAAAGTCAAAAGACAGGTCGCCCGGAGGTAG
- a CDS encoding methyltransferase domain-containing protein, with protein MVTEPNYSAEYDNYWTRRDRIGESSGNLELTADQIVMICGFGSILDIGSGEGALVAALLRRGLDAYGLDVSRVVVSRCQKRMPGRFSLGSVLYIPFRDSSFHTVVTTDCMEHLTPEDVPKALQEIRRVAGRYVFLKLATIRDRDDHWHLTVEKRAWWEARCFEAGFRKHPGYYRINDYESLNQDGWQIVIPLEKTPEKVLISYPLASLNEERGLHMDMLRDSGERSDAHVIRYQWACDYIKPGDRVLDAACGLGYGSHVIQYMTQAEKIVGFDGSEYAVNYATQSFAYENGQVEYLWGILPDALSSYKDGSFDVIVSFETLEHVADPPALLKEFHRLLSPGGRIIVSVPNNWSDETGRDPNPYHLHVYDWTRLQGELASHFVLEEAFAQTASRCKNSHNGNQWETRPRSFRKVAITEQVPADCEWWLMVAMKSPLGTTQDYQERMFHNIAHAGHASIRYAESYQNPWLMHAMVNVGYRLKRVDALEKLASEVMSVSPKNSSDYAAALSVKAYRVLERCFAEALAVREIIGCIDVVVADPPEGPMGLRWQVSLLFVKAKLLQRGGHLERAKATFVKCAGLDVRGFGIHLATKTTEAWFNAGKIAYSLSDKEEARSYWERGVDCGNILLSASLDDILINRSFPNRFNHGDGVREYTVAWDNIARCANGLHLLRRGGELDPAALENCFQTEYSVVTQDLIECRRQLVERTRELVETREILLERTALLEQSSKGVSDLTRELVETRQTLVDRSKMLEEIRNSFRYRIKNKLKIFFNKL; from the coding sequence ATGGTGACTGAACCTAATTATAGCGCAGAGTATGATAATTACTGGACCCGGAGGGATCGTATCGGTGAATCCAGTGGCAATCTTGAACTAACAGCAGATCAAATTGTCATGATTTGTGGTTTCGGCAGCATTCTTGATATTGGTTCAGGAGAAGGGGCTTTAGTAGCTGCACTGTTGCGTCGTGGTCTAGACGCGTATGGTCTGGATGTATCGAGGGTTGTCGTGTCGCGTTGCCAAAAAAGGATGCCTGGACGATTTAGTCTTGGATCAGTTCTCTATATCCCATTTAGAGATAGCTCCTTTCATACTGTGGTAACCACTGATTGTATGGAGCACCTTACGCCTGAGGATGTGCCGAAAGCACTTCAGGAAATTCGCCGTGTTGCAGGGCGCTATGTTTTTCTTAAGCTTGCGACGATCCGGGATCGGGATGATCATTGGCATTTAACGGTTGAGAAACGAGCGTGGTGGGAGGCGAGGTGTTTTGAAGCCGGCTTTCGTAAGCATCCCGGTTATTACAGGATTAACGACTATGAGTCACTGAATCAAGATGGATGGCAGATTGTAATTCCTTTAGAAAAAACTCCAGAAAAGGTTTTAATAAGCTATCCGTTGGCATCCCTAAATGAAGAGCGTGGCTTGCATATGGACATGTTGCGCGATTCCGGGGAGCGTTCGGATGCTCACGTAATTCGATATCAGTGGGCATGTGACTACATTAAACCTGGTGATCGTGTCCTGGATGCGGCATGCGGTCTCGGCTATGGCAGCCATGTTATTCAGTATATGACACAAGCCGAAAAGATTGTGGGGTTTGATGGTAGTGAATACGCAGTCAACTACGCGACCCAATCGTTTGCATATGAGAACGGACAAGTGGAGTATCTCTGGGGCATATTGCCCGATGCTCTTTCATCTTATAAGGATGGTTCCTTCGATGTCATCGTATCTTTTGAGACACTAGAACACGTCGCAGATCCTCCAGCCCTTTTGAAGGAATTCCACCGCCTCCTTTCTCCTGGTGGCCGAATTATCGTAAGCGTTCCCAACAATTGGAGTGATGAAACCGGAAGAGATCCGAACCCTTATCACCTTCACGTGTATGACTGGACGAGATTACAGGGTGAACTTGCGTCGCATTTTGTTTTGGAGGAAGCTTTTGCCCAGACGGCAAGCCGGTGTAAAAACTCCCACAACGGGAATCAGTGGGAGACACGGCCTAGATCATTTCGAAAGGTGGCCATTACCGAGCAGGTTCCAGCGGATTGCGAATGGTGGTTGATGGTGGCAATGAAATCGCCGTTGGGTACAACTCAAGATTACCAAGAGCGTATGTTTCATAATATTGCTCATGCCGGACATGCGTCGATTCGTTACGCTGAGTCATACCAAAATCCATGGTTGATGCACGCCATGGTGAATGTAGGGTATCGATTGAAGCGTGTGGATGCCCTGGAAAAACTGGCCTCTGAAGTGATGTCGGTTTCGCCGAAGAATTCGAGCGATTATGCCGCAGCGCTTTCCGTAAAGGCGTATCGCGTTCTTGAGCGGTGTTTTGCGGAGGCGCTTGCGGTACGAGAGATCATCGGCTGCATCGATGTCGTTGTCGCCGATCCGCCGGAAGGCCCCATGGGGTTGCGTTGGCAGGTCTCTCTTCTTTTTGTTAAAGCGAAGCTTCTCCAGAGGGGGGGCCATCTGGAGCGGGCAAAGGCTACATTCGTGAAATGCGCCGGCTTGGATGTGCGTGGATTTGGAATCCATTTGGCCACCAAGACCACGGAGGCTTGGTTCAATGCCGGAAAGATTGCATACTCACTGAGCGATAAAGAAGAAGCTCGATCGTATTGGGAGCGCGGCGTTGATTGCGGGAACATTTTATTGTCCGCATCTCTTGATGACATTTTAATCAATCGATCATTTCCGAACCGGTTTAACCATGGGGATGGGGTTCGTGAGTACACCGTGGCATGGGACAACATCGCCCGCTGTGCCAACGGGCTGCATCTTCTTCGACGGGGAGGAGAACTGGATCCTGCCGCTTTGGAAAACTGTTTCCAGACGGAGTATTCCGTCGTCACCCAGGATTTGATTGAATGCCGTCGGCAACTGGTGGAACGGACGCGGGAACTGGTCGAGACGCGGGAGATTCTCTTGGAACGAACTGCGCTGCTGGAACAGAGCAGCAAAGGGGTGTCGGATCTGACGCGGGAATTGGTTGAAACGCGGCAAACCCTGGTCGACCGCAGCAAGATGCTCGAAGAGATACGGAATTCTTTCCGCTATAGAATCAAAAATAAGTTGAAAATATTTTTTAATAAGCTGTAA
- a CDS encoding mannose-1-phosphate guanylyltransferase/mannose-6-phosphate isomerase, with protein sequence MYGVILAGGSGTRFWPLSREEYPKQLLKIFGNHSLIQATLARITDLIPSNQTYIATNPSQAEQIKFQLNPSQEGPHFIYEPMGRNTAAAIGLAATYLRKRFEDGVMVVLSADHFIREPHIFVEALRLGEGLANEGYLVTLGAKPTRPETGYGYIQKGKPFPNHPGASTVQRFVEKPNRETAEQYLKREDHFWNTGIFLWKISTILAEIKQFVPELSEGLKEIEEKIGTAEEAEVLARVYPTLPSISIDYAVLEKSDRLAVISTDMGWEDVGSWSALDEVIQRDGNGNILTGNVVNIDSSNSIIYGQKRVIAVVGLKDIVVADTEDATLICSKDKAQEVKKVVEALKGRNGDEHRVHRTVIRAWGSYTVLEEGRDYKIKRILVNPRARLSLQMHHKRSEHWVVVAGTARVTCGESVYTIQANQSTFVPMGVKHRLENPGDEPLQIIEVQSGNYLGEDDIVRYQDDYGRVEAKKG encoded by the coding sequence ATGTACGGAGTGATACTGGCAGGGGGTAGTGGAACGCGCTTTTGGCCGCTCAGCCGGGAAGAATACCCAAAGCAGCTCTTAAAGATCTTCGGCAATCATAGTCTTATTCAGGCCACCCTGGCCCGGATTACCGACCTGATCCCTTCCAATCAGACATATATTGCCACCAACCCTTCCCAGGCGGAGCAGATCAAATTTCAGCTGAACCCTTCCCAAGAGGGGCCTCACTTTATCTATGAGCCGATGGGGAGGAACACGGCGGCGGCGATCGGTCTGGCGGCAACTTATTTACGCAAACGCTTTGAAGATGGCGTCATGGTGGTCCTCTCCGCGGATCACTTTATCAGGGAGCCGCACATTTTCGTTGAGGCGCTTCGTTTGGGAGAAGGTCTTGCCAACGAAGGCTATCTCGTGACCTTGGGCGCCAAGCCGACCCGCCCCGAGACCGGCTATGGCTATATCCAAAAGGGAAAACCTTTTCCGAATCATCCCGGTGCATCGACCGTACAGCGCTTCGTTGAAAAACCGAACCGTGAAACCGCCGAACAGTATTTAAAAAGAGAAGATCACTTCTGGAATACGGGGATCTTCCTCTGGAAGATCTCAACGATTTTGGCGGAGATCAAGCAGTTTGTTCCTGAGCTGTCGGAGGGTTTGAAGGAAATTGAAGAGAAGATCGGAACGGCGGAGGAAGCGGAAGTGCTTGCACGCGTTTATCCGACGCTTCCCTCCATCTCGATCGACTATGCCGTTTTGGAGAAGTCGGATCGCCTCGCCGTGATCTCCACCGACATGGGGTGGGAAGATGTCGGCTCCTGGAGCGCGCTCGATGAAGTGATCCAACGAGACGGCAATGGGAACATCCTCACGGGAAATGTCGTCAACATCGACAGCTCCAACAGCATCATCTACGGACAAAAGCGGGTTATTGCGGTGGTCGGCCTGAAAGACATTGTCGTGGCCGATACGGAGGATGCAACCCTCATCTGCTCGAAGGATAAGGCGCAGGAGGTCAAGAAGGTCGTTGAGGCGCTGAAAGGCCGCAACGGCGATGAACACCGCGTTCACAGAACGGTCATCCGCGCCTGGGGGAGCTACACCGTTCTGGAAGAGGGACGCGATTACAAAATCAAGCGGATTCTGGTCAATCCTCGGGCGCGTCTTTCCCTTCAAATGCATCATAAGCGGAGCGAGCATTGGGTTGTGGTCGCGGGAACGGCGCGGGTCACCTGCGGGGAGAGTGTTTATACCATTCAGGCCAACCAGAGCACCTTTGTCCCGATGGGGGTGAAGCATCGGCTGGAGAATCCGGGCGATGAGCCGCTCCAGATCATCGAGGTGCAGAGCGGGAATTATCTCGGAGAAGACGACATCGTCCGGTATCAGGATGATTACGGGCGAGTGGAGGCCAAAAAGGGCTAA
- a CDS encoding phosphomannomutase/phosphoglucomutase produces the protein MSIFREYDIRGVYGTVLTEKVAEEIGKAFGTLIRRSGGKKISLGYDIRLSSPSLREALLAGLLSTGIDVVDIGACPTPVLYFSLFNLQVDGGVMITASHNPAEFNGFKLCRGKGTLYGAEIQQVRTMAESGDFDRGKGELTFEPDFLATYLRYFVKHFGSLRSKKVVVDCGNAAAALIAPQIFEQLGCEVIPLYCEPDGRFPNHHPDPTVPENIADLIACVRKERADVGIAFDGDGDRLGAVDEKGEIIWGDKLTLLFATDILKRSPGAIIISEVKASQVLYDEIARLGGNGIMWKTGHSLIKSKMKETGALLAGEMSGHLFFADRYFGYDDAIYAGCRLVEILVNSEQTLSSYFSDLPKTYATPEIRVDCPDDRKFAVVEKCREYFSGKYKTVDIDGIRILFEDGWGLIRASNTQPALVLRFEASSQARLTKMQEYIDGILAKVNN, from the coding sequence ATGTCGATCTTTAGAGAGTATGACATCCGAGGGGTTTACGGAACTGTCCTGACCGAGAAGGTGGCCGAAGAGATCGGGAAGGCCTTTGGCACGCTGATCCGCCGATCCGGCGGAAAAAAGATCTCGCTCGGCTATGATATTCGGCTCAGCAGCCCTTCGCTTCGGGAAGCATTGTTGGCGGGACTCCTCTCGACCGGTATCGATGTCGTCGATATCGGCGCCTGTCCGACACCGGTCCTCTATTTTTCTCTCTTCAACTTGCAAGTCGACGGCGGGGTCATGATCACCGCCAGCCACAATCCAGCCGAATTTAACGGATTCAAACTCTGCCGCGGAAAGGGAACCCTCTACGGCGCCGAGATCCAGCAAGTCCGCACGATGGCGGAGAGCGGCGATTTCGACCGGGGGAAGGGGGAATTGACCTTCGAGCCTGATTTTCTGGCTACTTACCTCCGCTATTTCGTGAAGCACTTCGGTTCCCTCCGATCAAAAAAAGTGGTGGTTGACTGCGGAAATGCGGCGGCGGCCCTGATTGCTCCTCAGATATTTGAACAGCTGGGATGCGAAGTAATTCCGCTTTATTGCGAGCCGGATGGACGATTTCCGAACCATCATCCCGATCCGACCGTTCCCGAGAACATTGCCGATCTTATTGCATGCGTTCGAAAGGAACGGGCGGATGTCGGGATTGCGTTTGATGGAGATGGCGACCGGTTGGGTGCGGTCGATGAGAAGGGTGAGATTATCTGGGGGGATAAGCTTACGCTTCTCTTCGCGACGGATATTCTCAAAAGAAGTCCGGGCGCGATCATTATCTCCGAAGTCAAGGCTTCTCAAGTCCTCTATGATGAAATTGCGCGGCTCGGCGGAAACGGGATCATGTGGAAAACCGGGCACTCTTTGATCAAATCCAAAATGAAGGAAACCGGGGCGCTGTTGGCCGGGGAGATGAGCGGCCATCTCTTCTTTGCGGATCGGTATTTTGGGTATGATGATGCGATTTATGCGGGATGTCGATTGGTGGAGATTCTTGTGAATAGTGAACAGACGCTGTCTTCTTATTTTTCGGATCTGCCAAAGACATATGCGACGCCGGAGATCCGTGTTGATTGTCCGGATGACCGGAAGTTTGCAGTGGTCGAAAAGTGCCGAGAATATTTCTCCGGCAAATACAAAACGGTTGATATCGATGGCATCCGGATTTTGTTTGAGGATGGATGGGGCCTCATCCGGGCTTCAAATACCCAGCCGGCATTGGTACTCCGATTTGAGGCGAGCAGTCAAGCCCGATTGACCAAAATGCAAGAATATATTGATGGGATTTTAGCAAAGGTCAACAACTAA